A region of bacterium DNA encodes the following proteins:
- a CDS encoding proline dehydrogenase: MSPGRILRTAYQRPLSEALRRERAKQLSFTSRLIVATLPLIPKFLVGWVASRYVAGETREEALAAVKVLNETGACATLDLLGEEVTERSKAEAAVAEYIGLFEDIGRDQLDANVSIKLTLLGLKIDEDFCRENVARIAAAAARWSNFVRIDMEDSSCTDATLRIYRAVHSEHSNLGVVLQSYMRRTLDDIERLPAVKPNVRLCKGIYIEPRPLAWKGYETVRANFTAALEKLLRNNVYVGIATHDEHLVCEAEILIDRLASTSEDYEFQMLLGVDEELRAILLERGHKLRIYVPYGADWYPYSTRRLRENPEVAKHVIRATLGLGPSRR; encoded by the coding sequence ATGTCGCCGGGCAGGATCCTCAGGACGGCGTACCAGCGTCCACTCTCTGAGGCGCTTCGGCGAGAACGGGCCAAGCAGTTGAGTTTCACCAGCCGGCTGATCGTCGCGACCCTGCCACTGATCCCGAAGTTCCTGGTCGGGTGGGTCGCGAGCCGATATGTTGCCGGGGAGACTCGCGAAGAGGCTCTGGCGGCTGTCAAGGTGCTGAACGAGACCGGTGCCTGCGCGACGTTGGATCTGCTCGGCGAAGAAGTCACGGAGCGTTCCAAGGCCGAGGCCGCCGTGGCCGAGTACATCGGCTTGTTCGAGGACATCGGACGCGACCAGCTCGACGCCAACGTCTCGATCAAGCTGACTCTCCTGGGGTTGAAGATCGACGAGGACTTCTGTCGGGAGAACGTCGCGCGAATCGCTGCCGCGGCAGCCCGGTGGAGCAATTTCGTGCGCATCGATATGGAGGATTCGTCCTGCACCGACGCGACGCTCAGGATTTACCGGGCGGTTCACTCCGAGCACAGCAACCTGGGCGTGGTTCTGCAGTCCTACATGCGCCGAACGCTTGACGACATAGAGCGACTGCCGGCCGTCAAGCCCAACGTGCGGCTGTGCAAGGGGATCTACATCGAGCCCCGGCCTCTTGCCTGGAAGGGCTACGAAACGGTTCGGGCCAACTTCACGGCGGCTCTCGAGAAGTTGCTGCGCAACAACGTCTATGTCGGCATCGCGACCCACGATGAGCATCTCGTTTGTGAAGCCGAGATCCTGATCGACCGCCTCGCATCAACCTCGGAAGACTACGAGTTCCAAATGTTGCTCGGCGTTGACGAAGAGCTCCGGGCCATCCTCCTCGAGCGGGGCCACAAGTTGCGGATCTATGTGCCCTATGGCGCAGATTGGTACCCGTACTCGACGCGGCGGCTGCGGGAGAATCCGGAGGTTGCCAAGCACGTGATCCGCGCGACCCTGGGCCTGGGCCCTTCCAGGCGGTAA
- the sucB gene encoding 2-oxoglutarate dehydrogenase, E2 component, dihydrolipoamide succinyltransferase: MATEVIMPQMGESIAEGTITRWLVKVGDRVERDQPLFEISTDKVDAEIPSPADGVLLEIKFDEGATVPVNDIVARLGEPGELGEMPAAADLGAKEAALRVPLPGTPEERPQESAASLSASAESGAAPAGGDAERVRAFSSPLVRKMAAEAQVDLSRVEGTGIHGRVTKRDLEGYLENAGLPAEAEEEPFAASAVPSPPASAPPAQIVTPMRRDPGTFSVAPYSEGDNVEIAPMSRIRQITAAHMSYSKATSAHVTTVFQMDLARVARTRDRAKAGFAAAHGTKLTYMPFIFTAVASALKSNPKLNASIDGTNIVFKKDINLGMAVALDWGLIVPVIRNADQLNLVGLAKAANDLAARARTKKLQPHEVQNGTFTVTNPGVFGSLFGMPIINQPQVAILGLGVIEKRPVVDTDREGNDIIAIKPMSYFAITYDHRLVDGADADHFMNDVKRTLAEETWSELDPFI; this comes from the coding sequence ATGGCAACCGAAGTCATCATGCCCCAGATGGGGGAGTCGATCGCCGAAGGGACGATCACCCGCTGGCTGGTCAAGGTAGGCGACAGGGTCGAGCGCGACCAACCGCTGTTCGAAATATCGACGGACAAGGTCGACGCCGAGATCCCCAGCCCCGCCGATGGGGTACTACTCGAGATCAAGTTCGACGAGGGCGCGACGGTGCCCGTCAACGACATCGTGGCACGGCTTGGCGAACCGGGTGAGCTCGGCGAGATGCCTGCTGCTGCGGACCTCGGGGCAAAGGAAGCCGCGCTCCGGGTGCCGCTTCCTGGGACTCCGGAGGAGAGACCCCAGGAGTCGGCGGCGAGCCTTTCGGCCAGCGCCGAATCCGGCGCCGCGCCTGCCGGTGGCGACGCCGAGCGGGTGAGGGCGTTCTCGAGCCCACTCGTTCGCAAGATGGCGGCCGAGGCCCAGGTGGACCTGTCGAGAGTAGAGGGAACCGGGATTCACGGCCGGGTGACGAAACGGGACCTAGAAGGGTATCTCGAAAACGCCGGCTTGCCGGCCGAGGCCGAGGAAGAGCCGTTCGCGGCCAGCGCCGTACCTTCGCCGCCCGCCAGCGCCCCGCCGGCTCAAATCGTCACTCCCATGCGGCGCGACCCCGGCACTTTCTCGGTGGCGCCCTACAGCGAGGGCGACAACGTCGAGATCGCCCCGATGAGCAGGATCCGTCAGATCACTGCGGCGCACATGTCTTACTCGAAAGCGACCTCGGCCCACGTGACGACAGTTTTTCAGATGGACCTCGCCCGAGTGGCCAGAACCCGAGACCGGGCGAAGGCGGGCTTCGCCGCGGCTCACGGAACCAAGCTCACTTATATGCCGTTCATTTTTACCGCGGTGGCGAGCGCGCTCAAGTCCAACCCGAAGCTCAACGCGTCGATCGACGGCACCAACATCGTCTTCAAGAAGGACATCAATCTCGGCATGGCGGTCGCCCTGGACTGGGGGCTCATCGTGCCCGTAATCCGGAATGCGGATCAACTCAATCTCGTGGGGCTGGCCAAAGCTGCGAACGATCTGGCGGCTAGAGCAAGGACAAAGAAGCTGCAGCCGCACGAGGTGCAGAACGGTACCTTCACTGTGACCAACCCCGGCGTCTTCGGCAGCCTGTTCGGCATGCCGATCATCAACCAACCTCAGGTCGCGATCCTCGGTCTTGGCGTGATCGAGAAGAGACCGGTTGTAGACACCGACCGAGAAGGCAACGACATCATCGCGATCAAGCCGATGTCCTACTTCGCGATTACCTACGATCATCGGCTGGTAGACGGCGCCGACGCCGATCACTTCATGAACGACGTCAAGCGAACCTTGGCGGAGGAGACCTGGAGCGAGCTGGACCCGTTTATCTGA
- a CDS encoding GNAT family N-acetyltransferase: MSKVEVRIRALEDTDIGDITALDEKLGGTYRPAVWERRLGYYLRRDPESSTVAEADGKVVGFMLGEVRSGEFGLEEPTGWIEVLGVDPDYRGNAIGRRLAERVLAKFGALGAKSVRTLVDDEMAGIGDFFTALGFEAATLRPFIKKL; this comes from the coding sequence ATGAGTAAGGTCGAAGTGCGAATCCGCGCGCTGGAGGACACGGACATCGGGGATATCACCGCCCTGGACGAGAAGCTCGGCGGGACCTACCGGCCCGCGGTCTGGGAGCGCCGCCTTGGCTACTACCTCAGGCGTGACCCGGAGAGCTCGACGGTCGCCGAGGCCGACGGCAAGGTCGTGGGTTTCATGCTCGGTGAGGTTCGCTCGGGTGAGTTCGGCTTGGAAGAGCCGACCGGCTGGATCGAGGTGCTGGGTGTCGATCCCGACTATCGCGGAAACGCCATCGGTCGGCGCTTGGCCGAGCGAGTTCTCGCCAAGTTCGGCGCTCTGGGCGCCAAGAGCGTACGTACGCTCGTGGACGATGAAATGGCAGGCATCGGGGATTTCTTTACCGCCCTGGGCTTCGAAGCGGCCACGCTGCGGCCGTTCATCAAGAAGCTCTGA
- a CDS encoding alpha-hydroxy-acid oxidizing protein, protein MLLNLGDYREAARRRLEEPTFDYYAGGSYDEITLRENHRAYDRIRLCYRVLREVSSRDLSTTVLGSAIDLPILVAPTAFQSMASPEGEVATAKAAGRSGTIMIVSTLSNRPIEEITAAATTPVWFQLYIYRDRGATRALVKRAEEAGCEALVLTVDAQLWGERERDAGWMARPESRACSRSCDESSIL, encoded by the coding sequence ATCCTGCTCAATCTGGGCGACTATCGAGAGGCCGCTCGCCGCCGCCTCGAGGAGCCCACCTTCGACTACTACGCGGGTGGCTCCTATGACGAGATCACGTTGCGCGAGAACCACCGCGCCTACGATCGGATTCGCCTGTGCTACCGGGTGCTGCGCGAGGTGTCGAGCCGAGATCTGAGCACAACGGTGCTGGGCTCCGCGATCGATCTGCCGATCTTGGTGGCGCCGACCGCGTTTCAGTCGATGGCCAGCCCGGAGGGCGAAGTGGCGACGGCCAAGGCAGCGGGTCGGTCCGGCACGATCATGATCGTTTCGACCTTGTCCAATCGGCCGATTGAGGAGATCACGGCCGCGGCGACCACGCCGGTTTGGTTCCAGCTCTACATCTACCGTGATCGTGGCGCGACCCGCGCGTTGGTGAAGCGCGCGGAGGAGGCCGGCTGCGAGGCGTTGGTGCTCACCGTCGATGCTCAGCTGTGGGGAGAGCGAGAGCGCGATGCTGGATGGATGGCCAGGCCGGAGTCGAGAGCGTGTTCGCGATCTTGCGACGAGAGCTCGATACTGTGA
- the lipB gene encoding lipoyl(octanoyl) transferase LipB: MDGQGHFRPLRWAFLGLVSYAESLALQDRIRAAIRRGEQPDHLLLLEHPHVYTMGRSATPDDVLLDEPGRSSLGIEVAETDRGGKVTYHGPGQLVGYPIVDLNPDRRDVRRYVADLQAVLIGTLAHLGISARGGGDSETIGVWVGERKIASIGVHLSRWITTHGFALNVSTDLSLFQGIVPCGLSDVEMTSIQAEIGEAPPPEEVGTICAGEFARVFERSLEAAPVSEDLAQWAVNA, encoded by the coding sequence GTGGACGGGCAAGGGCATTTCAGGCCGTTGCGCTGGGCTTTTCTGGGCCTGGTGAGCTACGCCGAATCGCTTGCGCTTCAGGACCGGATTCGCGCCGCAATTCGGCGAGGCGAACAGCCCGATCACCTCCTCCTGCTCGAGCACCCGCACGTCTACACGATGGGACGCTCGGCGACGCCGGATGACGTACTGCTGGACGAGCCGGGCAGGAGCAGTCTCGGAATCGAGGTCGCCGAGACCGATCGCGGGGGGAAAGTCACCTATCACGGGCCGGGTCAGCTCGTCGGCTACCCGATTGTGGACCTGAATCCGGATCGTCGCGACGTCCGGCGCTATGTTGCCGATCTACAGGCGGTCTTGATCGGTACGCTGGCCCACCTGGGCATTTCGGCCCGAGGGGGCGGCGATTCCGAGACCATCGGAGTTTGGGTCGGAGAAAGGAAGATCGCTTCGATCGGGGTGCACTTGAGTCGCTGGATTACGACCCACGGTTTTGCTCTTAACGTTTCGACCGATCTGTCGCTATTCCAGGGGATCGTTCCGTGCGGCCTGTCGGATGTCGAGATGACCTCTATCCAGGCCGAGATCGGTGAGGCTCCGCCTCCCGAAGAGGTCGGCACGATTTGCGCCGGCGAGTTTGCCCGGGTCTTCGAGCGTTCTCTGGAGGCCGCCCCGGTTTCCGAGGACTTGGCTCAATGGGCCGTCAACGCGTAG
- the lipA gene encoding lipoyl synthase produces the protein MSGLVQIGESPERPDSAVTSGRGGRPSWLRIRLSTPERYHDVRKLVDGLKLNTVCEEARCPNIYECWGEHGTATFMILGDICTRSCGFCSVTTGRPNPGVDPDEPTNVAAAVSSMGLRHAVITSVDRDDLADGGAGHFADVIRAIHASDPGIAVEVLTPDFRGVPEALDVVLAAKPEVFSHNVETVPSMYRKARPGSSYERSLQLLSEAAGRRNRGEYSGRVKTGIMVGIGEAPEEVVQTLFDIHKAGVEILTIGQYMQPTAKHLPVHRWVHPDEFASYRARALEIGFLHCESGPLVRSSYHAHEQVSAAASA, from the coding sequence ATGAGCGGACTCGTACAGATCGGCGAATCGCCCGAGCGTCCGGACTCGGCTGTCACTTCCGGGCGCGGTGGCAGACCCTCCTGGCTTCGCATTCGACTCTCGACGCCCGAGAGGTATCACGATGTGCGCAAGCTCGTCGACGGCCTTAAACTCAACACGGTTTGCGAGGAGGCTCGGTGCCCGAACATCTACGAATGTTGGGGTGAGCACGGCACGGCGACGTTCATGATTCTGGGTGATATCTGCACTCGCAGTTGCGGCTTCTGCTCGGTCACGACAGGCCGGCCGAACCCGGGCGTGGATCCGGACGAGCCCACCAACGTCGCCGCGGCCGTAAGCAGCATGGGCTTGCGCCATGCCGTCATTACCTCCGTCGATCGCGATGACTTGGCCGACGGGGGAGCCGGTCATTTCGCCGACGTGATTCGAGCGATTCACGCCAGCGATCCGGGTATCGCTGTGGAGGTCTTGACCCCGGATTTCCGAGGCGTCCCTGAAGCGCTCGATGTCGTTCTGGCAGCGAAGCCGGAGGTCTTCTCTCACAATGTCGAGACCGTACCGAGCATGTATCGGAAGGCCAGACCGGGGAGCAGTTATGAGCGGTCGCTCCAACTTCTCTCAGAGGCAGCCGGCCGAAGGAATCGCGGCGAATACTCGGGTCGGGTGAAGACCGGAATCATGGTCGGAATCGGCGAGGCGCCGGAAGAGGTCGTTCAGACACTGTTCGATATTCACAAGGCCGGCGTCGAGATCCTGACCATTGGGCAGTACATGCAGCCGACCGCCAAGCACCTGCCGGTCCATCGCTGGGTCCATCCTGACGAGTTCGCCTCCTACCGGGCGCGGGCGCTCGAGATCGGGTTCTTGCATTGTGAGTCGGGCCCTCTGGTGCGAAGCAGTTATCACGCCCACGAGCAAGTGTCCGCGGCAGCAAGCGCGTGA
- a CDS encoding AAA family ATPase, producing MKRLEIRLLGGFEAKLTDRPVQRFESQKVRALLAYLALHRDRSLNRDHLAGLFWPERTDEASRRNLRQALYNIRIALGNDDENVAALDTDQSQVRLNPDLECWIDVVEFKDRIRRGLSESGADPLHLREAVRLYKGDLLAGFFLRGCVEFEEWLVTRQEQTREEALQAFRELVRAYLARGEHRFGIQYAKRLLAIDPLSEETHQQLMRLYTMAGRRNRALAQYEQLLNLLQTELGVDPVEDTTDLYRSILLQSGADEETTDREESTPPIIPLIGRGDHFDILQASWSRVIDGQGQFSVVTGESGVGKSRLVKSFVDSASSMRNAVVLRGRSYASAPLVAYRPIAEAIRSVFVDLLADEPEGASRLEPQVLADLALLCPELPKLTATTLDIEINPGLGRTERLAASFLELIDVLLQPAQGETRPIIFLLEDVQWADEATLALLDFLAKNLASRSIWVLATSRDSDKIAESLAALGDSGVGIPLTRLDSKQVEEIAKSLVDLASAPVLADYLWRSGQGLPLAIAELVNLLWDEKILIQLAPGHWALRADPGAIEPPEEIGELINRRFQGLPNSARRLISLAAILGHQFDVEVLTRAADEHLTVVETAIELSLERWLIRQFPQSWAQAGPERDIVLWAHGARRGFFEFAHRAIRSSILDHINPLRRGFMHGEAARALLRRHSADPGFVSEELAFHLLESGNEAEALPWLEHSAEKAARSGAEAIERFYAESAKTVRKRSAKGGAKRDRRHRIVTMRRESPPRE from the coding sequence GTGAAACGCCTCGAGATTCGCCTGCTCGGCGGGTTCGAAGCCAAACTGACCGACCGGCCCGTTCAGCGGTTTGAATCACAGAAGGTCCGAGCGCTGCTCGCCTACCTCGCCCTGCATCGAGACCGGTCGCTCAACAGGGATCACCTGGCCGGACTGTTCTGGCCGGAACGAACCGACGAGGCTTCCCGGCGGAATCTCCGCCAGGCGCTCTACAACATTCGGATCGCTCTCGGAAACGATGACGAGAACGTTGCGGCTCTCGACACCGACCAGAGCCAGGTCCGGCTGAATCCCGATCTCGAGTGTTGGATCGACGTCGTCGAGTTCAAGGACCGCATCCGCCGTGGGCTTTCCGAGTCTGGGGCGGATCCGCTCCACCTCCGAGAGGCCGTGCGCCTCTACAAAGGCGATCTGTTGGCCGGGTTCTTTCTGCGCGGCTGCGTGGAGTTCGAGGAGTGGCTGGTGACTCGCCAGGAACAGACTCGGGAAGAGGCACTTCAGGCTTTCCGAGAGCTGGTTCGTGCCTATCTCGCTCGCGGCGAACACCGCTTCGGCATTCAATACGCCAAGCGTCTACTGGCCATCGATCCGCTCTCCGAAGAGACGCACCAGCAACTGATGCGCCTCTACACGATGGCCGGCCGACGCAATCGCGCCCTCGCCCAGTACGAGCAGCTTCTCAATCTGCTACAAACCGAGCTGGGTGTGGATCCGGTCGAAGACACCACCGATCTTTACCGCTCAATTCTGCTGCAGAGCGGAGCCGACGAAGAGACCACGGACCGGGAAGAGAGCACCCCCCCCATCATCCCCTTGATCGGACGCGGAGATCATTTCGACATCCTGCAGGCGTCCTGGAGCCGTGTCATCGACGGCCAGGGGCAATTCTCCGTGGTCACCGGAGAGAGCGGCGTCGGGAAGAGCCGGCTAGTCAAGTCCTTTGTCGATAGCGCCAGCTCGATGCGCAACGCCGTGGTCCTGAGAGGACGGTCCTACGCTTCGGCCCCCCTTGTCGCTTACCGGCCGATCGCCGAGGCCATCCGCTCCGTGTTCGTCGATCTGCTGGCCGACGAGCCCGAAGGCGCCAGCCGGCTCGAACCGCAGGTGCTGGCCGACCTGGCACTGCTCTGCCCCGAGCTACCCAAACTGACGGCGACCACGCTCGACATCGAGATCAATCCCGGCCTGGGCAGGACCGAACGCCTGGCAGCCTCCTTCCTCGAGCTGATCGACGTCTTGCTCCAGCCTGCGCAGGGTGAAACGAGGCCCATCATCTTCCTGCTCGAAGACGTCCAGTGGGCGGACGAAGCCACATTGGCACTCCTCGACTTCCTGGCCAAAAACCTCGCGAGCCGCTCGATCTGGGTGCTGGCCACCAGCCGAGACAGCGACAAGATCGCCGAGTCGCTCGCGGCCCTGGGAGATTCGGGCGTCGGTATCCCCCTGACACGACTCGATTCGAAGCAGGTGGAGGAGATCGCCAAGTCGCTGGTCGATCTCGCCAGCGCGCCGGTGCTTGCCGACTATCTTTGGCGCAGCGGACAGGGCCTTCCGCTCGCGATCGCGGAGCTCGTCAACCTGCTCTGGGACGAGAAGATCTTGATCCAGCTTGCTCCCGGACACTGGGCGCTGCGCGCGGATCCAGGCGCCATCGAACCTCCGGAGGAGATCGGCGAGTTGATCAACCGTCGTTTCCAAGGGCTGCCGAACTCCGCGAGACGACTCATCTCGCTAGCGGCCATTCTCGGCCACCAGTTCGATGTCGAGGTCCTCACCCGAGCGGCCGACGAACACCTGACAGTGGTCGAAACCGCGATCGAGCTTTCCCTCGAGCGCTGGCTCATCCGGCAGTTCCCCCAGTCGTGGGCCCAGGCCGGCCCGGAGAGAGACATCGTCCTGTGGGCCCACGGTGCGCGGCGAGGCTTCTTCGAGTTCGCCCACCGAGCGATTCGCAGTTCGATCCTCGACCACATCAACCCACTGCGCAGAGGCTTCATGCACGGCGAGGCCGCCCGGGCGTTACTCCGGCGCCACAGCGCGGACCCCGGTTTCGTCAGCGAGGAATTGGCCTTCCACCTGCTCGAATCAGGGAACGAGGCCGAGGCCCTGCCCTGGCTGGAGCACTCCGCCGAAAAGGCCGCTCGCTCGGGCGCCGAAGCCATCGAGCGTTTCTATGCCGAAAGCGCCAAGACAGTACGCAAGCGCTCCGCCAAAGGCGGGGCGAAACGCGACCGCCGCCATCGAATAGTCACGATGCGCCGCGAGAGCCCGCCGCGGGAATAG
- a CDS encoding sigma-70 family RNA polymerase sigma factor, producing MGESVSSDVSNLPESRAREFLDDFRVDARKVLARFRIPAQDAEDLLQDVLLLYLTKKPAASCVEGWLQWTLKHRCLVYWRERRRRFYSSMDSALLEALAEPTAPCQEHRVFLRDVVSRLEQLPHKCASLLKLRYQSDFKPSQLADLLGYSRTGIYKTLERCLAALSKSLLVTRRRRA from the coding sequence ATGGGTGAATCTGTATCTTCCGACGTTTCCAACCTCCCCGAGTCCCGAGCCCGCGAGTTTCTGGACGACTTCCGAGTTGACGCTCGCAAGGTCCTGGCGCGTTTCCGGATCCCGGCGCAGGACGCGGAGGACTTGCTGCAGGACGTTCTCCTGCTCTATTTGACCAAGAAACCCGCAGCGTCGTGCGTAGAAGGCTGGCTTCAGTGGACTTTGAAACACCGCTGTCTGGTCTATTGGCGCGAACGGCGACGCCGGTTCTACAGCAGCATGGACTCGGCCCTCCTCGAGGCGCTGGCCGAGCCCACCGCGCCCTGCCAGGAGCACCGGGTCTTTCTCAGGGACGTAGTCAGTCGCCTGGAACAGCTGCCCCACAAATGCGCCAGCCTGCTCAAGCTCCGTTACCAGTCGGATTTCAAGCCCTCCCAGCTGGCCGATCTGCTGGGTTACAGCCGCACGGGCATCTACAAGACGCTCGAGCGCTGTCTGGCGGCGCTGAGCAAGAGTCTGCTCGTGACTCGTCGGAGGCGTGCCTAG